A stretch of Besnoitia besnoiti strain Bb-Ger1 chromosome III, whole genome shotgun sequence DNA encodes these proteins:
- a CDS encoding Toxoplasma gondii family A protein (encoded by transcript BESB_049320), translated as MFKSPGSTNAEPPGQGSGAPGVPPDHGDESEGGTGGGKEDDSELHPPSPELQADPTQQPPPSIQDSQSSVGSTNRDGSNGAGSSAGGRGSSGSTDQEVPKKEEEDSGPVSQESSHENDVLKPLPEPNPVPLPGVAKPERGLDNGHAGEHTAAENTNSKLPTAEGSNLESPQGAGGLGESQQAEEAKGLAQSPDGSLPGAPHARLRRLSEPKETPAHYLTVIVHFDGRSVSRGMAALSSVFFVGATVLLSAF; from the coding sequence ATGTTCAAGAGCCCTGGTTCAACAAACGCGGAACCGCCAGGACAGGGAAGCGGTGCGCCCGGTGTGCCGCCCGACCACGGCGATGAGAGCGAGGGCGGGACCggcggaggaaaagaagaTGACAGCGAACTGCACCCGCCCAGTCCAGAGCTTCAGGCAGACCCAACACAACAGCCGCCCCCCAGTATACAAGACAGTCAGAGCTCCGTTGGCAGTACGAACAGGGATGGTAGTAACGGTGCAGGCAGCAGTGCTGGTGGGAGAGGATCTTCCGGTAGTACGGACCAGGAAGTTccgaagaaggaggaggaagacagtGGACCTGTCTCACAGGAGAGCAGTCATGAAAATGATGTGCTCAAGCCTCTACCAGAGCCTAATCCGGTACCCTTGCCGGGCGTCGCGAAACCCGAACGGGGTCTCGACAACGgacacgcaggcgagcaCACAGCAGCTGAGAATACTAACAGCAAGCTCCCCACCGCTGAAGGCTCTAATCTCGAATCCCCACAGGGCGCGGGGGGCTTGGGCGAGAGCCAACAggctgaagaagcgaagggACTTGCGCAATCACCTGATGGCAGTCtgcccggcgcgccgcatgcaagGCTGAGAAGGCTCTCTGAACCGAAGGAAACACCCGCCCATTACTTGACTGTCATAGTGCACTTTGATGGGCGGAGCGTCTCGCGAGGGATGGCCGCGCTCTCATCTGTTTTCTTTGTCGGTGCCACCGTGCTGCTCTCAGCATTCTAG
- a CDS encoding hypothetical protein (encoded by transcript BESB_049330), with product MLSREDPELPQKPPGAPNGPLPGSNGEKRSTDQGEDGPVILEAGVGTPTPPPVSPPSASSENLQSSGGGSGSGGGSGSSNEGEPPRDQASQEGGQKKDNEDADLEVQSHNNHDATPPQLETAEPGLGKETDVTQEKDSSGKHPELQQPTLSPASDPEETEKVHAAAQPSRACRMLPQHPVVRGAAIDAGNTCHGNCEGGRPCLAAEARGRSESIYVSTRMTAIHEKAVPQFHVGHTMASALLRALTSTLLVGAVLFECVASDRGETTSAPESIITIPKDGIYADEQKIVWLGPSAALRIVDSTNAAVFKPQANGESSTAPSSESMNRVAYVFENDACDFTKTVEYKQLFSGYQGPFWVRSPQATVTDGDGSSPLLANYTFTSPAVDVVGE from the exons ATGCTAAGCCGCGAAGATCCCGAATTGCCACAAAAGCCGCCTGGCGCACCAAACGGACCGCTGCCGGGCAGCAACGGGGAGAAACGGAGTACCGACCAGGGAGAAGACGGTCCGGTGATACTGGAAGCCGGCGTCGGAACGCCGACCCCCCCACCAGTatcgccgccgtccgcctcaAGCGAAAATCTGCAATCGTCGGGCGGCGGGAGCGGCAGTGGAGGTGGAAGCGGTTCTTCCAATGAAGGCGAGCCGCCACGCGATCAAGCAAGCCAAGAAGGAGGACAGAAGAAGGACAACGAAGACGCTGACCTTGAAGTGCAAAGCCACAATAACCACGATGCAACACCGCCACAACTTGAAACAGCGGAACCCGGGCTCGGCAAGGAAACCGACGTCACCCAAGAGAAAGATTCTAGCGGAAAACACCCCGAGCTACAGCAACCGACTCTCTCACCAGCCAGCGACCCTGAAGAGACCGAAAAGGTtcatgcagctgcgcagccttCT AGGGCATGCCGTATGCTCCCCCAGCATCCGGTTgtgcggggggcggcgatCGACGCCGGCAACACTTGCCACGGCAATTGCGAAGGCGGGCGACCATGCCTAGCAGCAGAGGCACGGGGGCGCTCTGAGTCCATCTACGTGTCAACCAGAATGACTG CGATCCACGAGAAAGCAGTTCCACAATTCCATGTAGGTCACACCATGGCGTCCGCGTTGCTGCGAGCGTTAACGTCCACGCTCCTGGTGGGCGCGGTTTTGTTTGAGTGCGTCGCGTCCGAtcgcggagagacgacgTCTGCGCCAGAGTCGATCATCACCATTCCCAAAGACGGCATTTACGCCGACGAGCAGAAAATCGTTTGGCTCGGTCCGTCCGCTGCCTTGCGTATCGTCGACTCGACTAATGCGGCCGTTTTCAAGCCTCAAGCGAACGGGGAGTCCTCAACAGCGCCGTCATCCGAGTCGATGAATCGTGTGGCGTATGTGTTTGAGAACGATGCGTGCGACTTTACGAAAACAGTGGAATACAAGCAATTGTTTTCTGGATATCAGGGACCATTCTGGGTTCGGAGCCCGCAGGCGACTGTCACGGATGGCGACGGGTCGTCGCCTCTACTTGCCAACTACACGTTTACCAGCCCCGCTGTGGATGTTGTGGGGGAGTAG
- a CDS encoding Toxoplasma gondii family A protein (encoded by transcript BESB_049340) has protein sequence MEPLILHALSAVCAAGAALQSTCTLAAELKPDFTGTIPREGVNTEAQKVVWLGASRTLLVEDWAGPIFLPQLDGGSPPDPSLEQMNSVAYVIENGACDFSKTVEYKKLLPDYQAPLWVRTSYGQSGEVVESHASAIAN, from the coding sequence ATGGAGCCGTTGATCCTCCACGCGCTTTCggctgtctgcgcggcgggcgccgccctgcaGAGCACTTGTACGCTGGCAGCGGAACTAAAACCCGATTTTACAGGCACAATTCCCAGAGAAGGCGTGAACACAGAAGCCCAGAAAGTTGTCTGGCTTGGAGCGTCGAGGACCCTTCTCGTTGAGGACTGGGCTGGCCCAATTTTCTTGCCGCAGCTGGACGGGGGTTCCCCACCGGACCCTTCACTCGAGCAGATGAACAGCGTGGCGTACGTAATCGAAAACGGCGCCTGCGATTTCAGCAAGACTGTGGAGTACAAGAAGTTATTGCCTGACTACCAGGCACCGCTTTGGGTTCGCACCTCATACGGGCAGTCCGGAGAGGTCGTGGAGTCGCATGCGTCAGCAATTGCGAACTAG
- a CDS encoding Toxoplasma gondii family A protein (encoded by transcript BESB_049350) produces MAQAALRALSIALLAGSSWQCDATRTNEAAESPDYSVAIAKEGLEVDVEKAFWLGPEKVLRVDDGTGAAIFMPQLDEGAADVPTEQAMNSVAYVFEDGKCNFKKTVEYKKLFSGYELPLWVRNPAAPLAEWGAADVATYTFTNPPSEKLTEPVSFCVRFKVKATSGDASTPSTPGKESLPKEEQANDGALQENRGRPDAAGDPVGAQLSGPGAPEQDSGATDGNEEDLGNATKDDHRVTPPRDDIVSSRSPAPAPRQEGPGVPSLPVQIPPTRDEDASLEENQATVVKPQDVEQDSLKSETQGPSQLEDQKIGEHNEIRDPTNINGVETETPLGAKDTLNTPQREEPEQESSKRQKDTLPQTEGGGVSALPQAHDLGNAVVGGKDLLALKGEQANQADGESPAVISNADGPQKVVGVHMRTRLRRLSAKPETTERYLTVVVHAGAWSLAGRGVVLAASLLTLATALLSML; encoded by the coding sequence ATGGcacaggcggcgctgcgggcgctgtcGATTGCTCTTCTTGCGGGGTCGTCATGGCAGTGCGACGCAACCCGCACCAATGAAGCAGCTGAAAGCCCGGATTATTCGGTCGCCATCGCAAAGGAGGGTTTGGAGGTGGACGTCGAGAAGGCGTTTTGGCTTGGACCCGAGAAGGTTCTTCGCGTGGACGATGGGACCGGTGCAGCCATCTTCATGCCGCAGCTggacgagggcgccgccgatgTTCCGACGGAGCAGGCTATGAACAGCGTGGCGTATGTGTTTGAGGACGGGAAGTGTAATTTCAAGAAGACTGTTGAGTACAAGAAACTTTTTTCGGGTTACGAGCTCCCGTTGTGGGTTCGCAACCCCGCTGCACCGCTGGCCGAATGGGGAGCTGCAGACGTTGCGACCTACACGTTTACGAACCCTCCTTCCGAGAAGTTGACTGAGCCAGTCAGTTTCTGTGTGCGGTTTAAGGTGAAAGCGACTTCTGGGGACGCATCCACACCGTCGACACCGGGGAAGGAATCATTGCCTAAGGAAGAGCAGGCTAATGACGGAGCACTACAAGAAAATCGCGGACGCCCCGATGCTGCTGGTGACCCTGTGGGCGCGCAGCTTTCGGGTCCAGGCGCGCCTGAGCAGGATAGTGGTGCGACCGACGGGAATGAGGAAGACTTGGGTAACGCAACTAAGGATGACCATAGAGTGACGCCCCCGCGTGATGACATAGTGTCTTCGAGATcacctgcgccggcgcctcgccaggAAGGGCCCGGAGTTCCTTCATTACCTGTCCAGATTCCCCCTACAAGGGACGAGGACGCCAGCCTGGAAGAAAACCAGGCAACAGTTGTCAAGCCCCAGGACGTGGAGCAGGACTCGCTGAAGTCGGAGACTCAAGGTCCGTCGCAGCTCGAAGACCAGAAGATCGGGGAGCACAATGAGATTCGAGATCCCACAAACATCAATGGGGTCGAAACAGAAACGCCTCTCGGTGCCAAGGACACTCTGAATACTCCTCAAAGGGAGGAACCTGAACAAGAGAGTTCCAAAAGGCAAAAGGACACTTTACCCCAAACGGAAGGGGGCGGCGTCAGCGCGCTACCACAGGCGCACGACCTCGGAAACGCAGTAGTTGGAGGCAAAGATCTACTGGCCTTGAAGGGCGAACAAGCGAACCAAGCTGATGGTGAGTCACCAGCAGTCATCAGCAATGCCGACGGACCACAGAAGGTCGTTGGCGTGCATATGAGGACACGCCTGAGGCGGCTCTCAGCAAAGCCTGAGACTACTGAGAGATACCTGACAGTTGTGGTGCACGCCGGTGCGTGGAGCCTCGCAGGACGCGGCGTCGTGCTCGCAGCTTCTCTCCTTACTCTCGCGACCGCATTACTGTCGATGTTATAG
- a CDS encoding Toxoplasma gondii family A protein (encoded by transcript BESB_049360), whose amino-acid sequence MRPTTRVPLALFVNAALQWCMASAAEEPHAKPDFTITIAKEGLETDIERVVWLGPGKVLRVEDGTNAAIFLPQAKEGTSPSPEPQALNSVAYVFEDGKCNFEKTVEYKKLFSGYELPLWLRSPAAPQPAEGVAAGVAAYTFTNPPAEKLVEPVSFCVRFKTSSPDSASTKQSRSNLPPETRKPGNDSSQRADDSLDQDAAKGTDDEVEAQDGVNNTELSNRLTTPMPSAHGMPQGTPVIEVQGPSGVQGEEASPENETHRPAAPALGGLKDPAAADDDKEGPTGDVGIHGGAGKVEISDKNSGNLPVDPPIERDTSKIPSDKESNAVAGGVVGQEGPPQPPSADETDEKAKAEKEEESPPESKKQDQLSTPTQSGEREPSSAEPTSGVASGDPASASVSQGIKGESGEKAGPQEVGREGDLKGRLRRLATPAETKEKYLTIVVHSGARHVAAGTVALVVSVFAMLGAFL is encoded by the coding sequence ATgaggccgacgacgcgcgtcCCACTCGCCCTGTTCGTcaacgcggcgctgcagtgGTGCAtggcgtccgccgcagaggaaccCCATGCCAAGCCCGATTTCACCATCACAATCGCGAAGGAAGGGTTGGAGACCGACATCGAGCGAGTGGTCTGGCTCGGACCGGGGAAGGTGCTTCGCGTTGAGGACGGGACCAACGCCGCGATTTTCTTGCcacaggcgaaggagggTACCTCTCCATCTCCCGAGCCGCAGGCTCTTAACAGTGTGGCTTACGTATTTGAGGACGGGAAGTGCAATTTCGAGAAAACCGTAGAGTACAAGAAGCTTTTCTCGGGTTACGAGTTACCGTTATGGCTTCGGAGTCCCGCCGCACCGCAGCCGGCAGAAGGGGTCGCTGCAGGTGTTGCCGCTTACACGTTTACGAACCCTCCTGCAGAGAAGTTGGTCGAGCCGGTGAGTTTTTGCGTGAGATTCAAGACGTCGTCACCCGATTCGGCCTCCACAAAGCAATCAAGGAGCAATTTGCCACCAGAGACTAGGAAGCCTGGAAACGACAGCTCGCAACGAGCCGATGATAGTCTCGATCAAGATGCTGCTAAAGGGACAGACGACGAGGTTGAAGCGCAAGATGGCGTGAACAACACGGAACTGAGCAACAGGTTGACTACACCGATGCCTTCGGCACATGGCATGCCTCAGGGTACCCCAGTCATCGAAGTTCAAGGCCCAAGTGGGGTacagggcgaggaggcgtccCCAGAAAACGAGACTCATCGtccggcagcgcctgcccTGGGGGGTCTGAAGGaccccgctgccgccgacgaTGACAAAGAGGGACCAACTGGTGATGTGGGTATCCACGGCGGTGCTGGCAAAGTGGAGATAAGCGACAAGAACTCAGGCAACCTGCCTGTAGACCCGCCCATCGAGAGAGACACTTCCAAGATCCCCTCAGACAAGGAATCTAACGCAGTCGCCGGTGGTGTTGTTGGACAGGAGGGtccgcctcagcctccaTCAGCCGATGAAACCGACGAGAAGGCAAAGgccgagaaggaggaagaaagccCACCCGAGAGTAAGAAACAAGACCAACTTTCTACTCCCACGCAGtctggcgagcgcgagcctTCAAGCGCAGAACCCACGAGTGGCGTCGCCAGCGGAGATCCCGCTAGCGCTTCGGTGTCCCAGGGCATAAAAGGAGAAAGTGGCGAGAAGGCCGGTCCACAAGAGGTCGGTAGAGAAGGCGATCTGAAGGGGCGCTTGAGGCGACTCGCAACGCCGGCGGAAACGAAAGAGAAGTACCTGACCATCGTGGTGCACTCGGGAGCTCGGCACGTCGCAGCCGGAACAGTTGCACTGGTTGTCTCTGTTTTTGCTATGCTTGGCGCGTTTTTGTAA